In Lujinxingia sediminis, a single genomic region encodes these proteins:
- a CDS encoding ABC transporter ATP-binding protein yields the protein MAEKLLTIENLKMHFPVYRGALVRREVNRVRAVDGLNFDIYEGETLGLVGESGCGKSTTGRSIIQLYRPTDGKVVFDGKNLCELPEAELHPLRRDLQMIFQDPYGSLNPRMTVGDIIAEPLKVHKLASGKAARERVQELMEIVGLDPRFIRRYPHEFSGGQRQRIGIARALACEPRFIVCDEPISALDVSIQAQIMNLMEDLQKEFNLTYLFIAHDLAAVRHISDRIAVMYLGKMAELADGREIYDNPLHPYTEALISAVPIPDPEVEKTRQRIVLQGDVPSPLNPPSGCVFHTRCPYAWERCAMEVPRFEQAEPGHYVACHLIDEPMRRERVKGAMTRGLKAQQANAVSKPAASAATAPDTDLKDEVSA from the coding sequence ATGGCAGAGAAGCTCTTAACGATCGAAAACCTCAAGATGCACTTTCCGGTCTACCGCGGCGCGCTTGTGCGCCGGGAGGTCAACCGGGTGCGTGCGGTCGACGGGCTCAACTTCGATATCTATGAGGGGGAAACCCTGGGGCTGGTTGGCGAGTCGGGGTGTGGGAAGTCGACCACCGGTCGCTCCATCATCCAGCTCTACCGGCCTACGGACGGTAAGGTCGTCTTCGACGGCAAGAATCTCTGTGAATTGCCCGAGGCGGAGCTTCACCCGCTGCGTCGCGACCTGCAGATGATTTTCCAGGACCCCTACGGCTCACTTAACCCGCGGATGACCGTGGGCGATATCATCGCCGAGCCGCTCAAGGTTCATAAGCTCGCCAGTGGCAAGGCTGCTCGGGAGCGGGTCCAGGAGCTGATGGAGATCGTCGGGCTCGATCCGCGCTTTATCCGTCGCTACCCCCATGAGTTCTCCGGCGGGCAGCGCCAGCGCATCGGTATTGCGCGCGCGCTGGCCTGTGAGCCGCGTTTTATCGTGTGCGACGAGCCCATCAGCGCGCTCGATGTCTCGATTCAGGCGCAGATCATGAATCTGATGGAAGATCTGCAGAAAGAGTTCAACCTGACCTACCTCTTCATCGCCCACGATCTGGCGGCGGTGCGCCATATCTCAGACCGCATCGCGGTGATGTACCTGGGCAAGATGGCGGAGTTGGCCGACGGTCGTGAGATCTACGATAACCCGCTCCATCCCTACACCGAGGCGCTGATCTCGGCGGTGCCCATTCCCGACCCGGAAGTGGAGAAGACCCGTCAGCGCATCGTGCTTCAGGGCGATGTGCCCAGCCCGCTCAATCCGCCCTCGGGGTGCGTGTTCCATACGCGCTGCCCCTACGCCTGGGAGCGTTGTGCGATGGAGGTTCCGCGCTTTGAGCAGGCCGAGCCGGGCCATTATGTGGCTTGCCACCTGATCGATGAGCCGATGCGCCGCGAGCGCGTGAAAGGGGCAATGACCAGGGGCCTTAAGGCTCAGCAGGCCAACGCGGTATCCAAACCGGCAGCCTCTGCGGCGACGGCCCCAGACACAGACCTCAAAGACGAGGTGTCGGCATGA
- a CDS encoding ABC transporter ATP-binding protein: MKSDETSRTEHADDVLLKVRDLKTYFDTDDGEVRAVDGVSFEIKRGECVGVVGESGSGKSVCQISILGLIPSPPGRIAGGEVTFDGRDLLGASKKQLRSIRGNEISMIWQDPMSSLNPFLKISRQLIEPLQTHQGLSKEEAREKAIAMLEKVGIPGPRERIDQYPHQFSGGMRQRVMIAMALLCEPKLLIADEPTTALDVTIQAQILELIKDLRRDLGTSVIVITHDLGVVAGMADRIIVMYAGRVMEVTAADKLFDSPGHPYTVGLLKSVPRLDRGHEERLIPIEGRPPDTSRPIPGCPFAPRCAWAVSKCSSERPPLFEVAPGHRSACWRASEVYQARLGSKASTARVTRVEELAGRGSINESTLAELDAEGRS, from the coding sequence GTGAAGAGCGACGAGACCAGCCGGACCGAGCACGCCGACGACGTGCTCTTAAAGGTCCGCGACTTAAAGACCTACTTCGATACCGACGATGGCGAGGTTCGCGCCGTCGACGGGGTGAGCTTTGAGATCAAGCGCGGCGAATGCGTGGGCGTAGTCGGTGAGTCCGGCTCGGGCAAGTCCGTCTGCCAGATCTCGATTCTGGGGCTGATTCCCTCACCGCCGGGCCGCATCGCCGGCGGCGAGGTGACCTTTGACGGGCGCGACTTGCTCGGGGCGAGCAAAAAGCAGCTGCGGAGCATCCGGGGAAATGAGATCTCGATGATCTGGCAGGACCCGATGTCGAGCCTCAACCCCTTCCTTAAGATCTCGCGTCAGCTCATCGAGCCCCTCCAGACCCACCAGGGCTTGAGCAAGGAGGAGGCCCGCGAGAAGGCCATCGCCATGCTTGAGAAGGTGGGGATCCCCGGGCCGCGCGAGCGCATCGATCAGTATCCCCACCAGTTCTCCGGCGGGATGCGCCAGCGCGTGATGATCGCCATGGCGCTTCTATGTGAGCCGAAGCTGCTGATTGCTGACGAGCCCACCACCGCGCTCGACGTGACGATTCAGGCGCAGATTCTGGAGCTGATCAAAGACCTGCGCCGTGATCTGGGCACAAGCGTCATCGTCATCACCCACGACTTAGGCGTGGTGGCCGGGATGGCTGACCGCATCATCGTGATGTACGCCGGTCGTGTGATGGAGGTGACCGCCGCCGATAAGCTCTTTGATAGCCCGGGGCATCCCTACACCGTGGGGCTTTTGAAGAGCGTGCCGCGCCTGGACCGCGGCCACGAGGAGCGGCTGATTCCCATTGAGGGGCGTCCGCCGGATACCTCCAGGCCGATCCCCGGTTGCCCCTTTGCGCCACGTTGCGCCTGGGCGGTTTCCAAATGCAGCAGCGAGCGTCCGCCCCTCTTTGAAGTTGCCCCGGGCCATCGCTCCGCCTGCTGGCGCGCCTCCGAGGTCTACCAGGCTCGTCTGGGCTCGAAGGCCTCCACCGCCCGGGTTACCCGGGTCGAGGAGCTCGCCGGACGAGGCTCCATCAACGAATCCACGCTGGCCGAGCTCGACGCCGAAGGGAGGTCGTAA
- a CDS encoding ABC transporter permease — translation MTRFIIRRLLSSVVVILIIITLSLWITRQAPSNPCLQEREANACACIKEHALDRPIFPVHSPPPLTPLEGCQYWESAGSLVLGPIEVLPLSEWSETQYTIYVATLLQGSLGGSMVTDRTVLETLGAALPYTIQLGIQALLIALLIGVPAGLIAGLRQNTLPDYGVMTVAMVGVSIPNFVLGPLLIMLFSLKLGWFTAVGWESWSDSVLPSITLGLFYAAYIARLTRGGMLEVIRKDYIRTARAKGLTEQIVVLRHALKGALLPVVSYLGPAFAALLTGSVVVEEIFNLPGVGTHFVRSALNRDYNLVLGTIILYSSLLVVLNLVVDILYTVLDPRVSYDD, via the coding sequence GTGACCCGCTTTATCATCCGGCGCCTCCTCAGCTCGGTGGTGGTGATTTTGATCATCATCACCCTCTCGCTGTGGATCACCCGCCAGGCCCCCAGTAATCCCTGTCTGCAGGAGCGCGAGGCTAACGCCTGCGCCTGCATCAAAGAGCACGCGCTCGATCGCCCGATCTTTCCGGTGCATAGCCCCCCGCCGCTCACTCCTCTGGAGGGCTGCCAGTACTGGGAGTCGGCCGGAAGTCTGGTGCTCGGCCCGATCGAGGTCTTGCCCCTCTCGGAGTGGAGCGAGACGCAGTACACGATCTACGTGGCCACGTTGCTCCAGGGCAGTCTGGGCGGCTCCATGGTCACGGACCGGACGGTGCTTGAGACGCTGGGAGCAGCGCTTCCTTACACGATTCAGCTGGGCATTCAGGCGCTCTTGATCGCGCTTCTGATCGGCGTTCCCGCCGGGCTGATTGCCGGGCTGCGCCAGAACACGCTCCCGGACTACGGGGTGATGACGGTGGCGATGGTCGGGGTGAGCATCCCGAACTTCGTGCTCGGGCCGCTTCTGATCATGCTCTTCTCGCTAAAACTGGGGTGGTTCACCGCGGTGGGCTGGGAGAGCTGGTCCGATAGCGTGCTGCCCTCGATCACACTGGGGCTTTTCTACGCGGCGTACATCGCGCGCCTGACCCGCGGGGGCATGCTGGAGGTGATCCGTAAGGACTACATCCGCACCGCCCGGGCCAAGGGGCTCACCGAGCAGATTGTGGTCCTTCGCCATGCGCTCAAGGGCGCGCTCTTGCCGGTGGTCAGCTACCTGGGACCGGCCTTTGCTGCGCTTCTGACGGGCTCGGTGGTGGTCGAGGAGATCTTTAACCTTCCCGGCGTAGGCACCCACTTTGTGCGCTCGGCGCTCAACCGCGACTACAACCTGGTGCTGGGTACGATCATCCTCTACTCCTCGCTGCTGGTGGTTTTGAACCTGGTCGTCGACATCCTCTACACGGTGCTCGACCCGCGGGTCAGCTACGACGACTGA
- a CDS encoding peptide ABC transporter substrate-binding protein has protein sequence MVMISAKTMGKRALAGALVGAMALSVWGCDKKQPTTGGQGQSKGGQAEFVAGSEADMFTFAVAADPQTLDPGRMSGAPEGRIAFNLFEGLMMPGPTTEELDDASELVVPGVAESYELSEDGRTYTFKLREDAKWSNGKAVTAGDFERSWRRVLTPDFPSDYQSFMWVIQNAEAFSKGEITEWSEVGVKVIDDRTLEVTLTQPTPYFPELVAFYTFFPVPMDLVDEKGNDWTRPENIITNGPYELESYREQQDLLLKKSENYWDKANVALDQARIRIIQDTNAAVNAYRTGELHWSGTSLPVAQITGLLTHPDYLQEPMLGTYYYRINVTDEESPLTDNRVRQALAMSVDSRSLVEDTMNNLFTVANHFVPQGLPGYEAPGEGITYDVARAKALLAEAGYPEGEGFPRIQLLYNVDENHKLIAEAVQSMWKRNLGIDIQLVNKEWRTYLQDVSSMNYEIARAGWIGDYNDPMTFLDMWETGNGNNNTGWSDEEYDALLNQARAERDPAQRLKLLARAEAIVLERGPVIPVYYYTNNVLVSRFLEGFEPHNRDIHLLKYMSLPEAPAAEATE, from the coding sequence ATGGTGATGATTTCCGCAAAGACGATGGGCAAGCGCGCGCTGGCAGGTGCGCTGGTGGGGGCGATGGCGTTGAGCGTGTGGGGCTGCGACAAGAAGCAGCCCACCACCGGCGGCCAGGGGCAGAGCAAAGGCGGTCAGGCCGAATTTGTGGCCGGCTCCGAGGCCGATATGTTCACCTTCGCGGTGGCCGCCGACCCCCAGACCCTTGATCCGGGCCGTATGAGCGGCGCGCCGGAGGGACGCATCGCCTTTAACCTCTTCGAAGGTCTGATGATGCCGGGACCGACCACCGAAGAGCTCGACGACGCCAGTGAGCTTGTGGTGCCGGGTGTGGCCGAGTCCTATGAACTGAGCGAAGACGGGCGTACCTACACCTTTAAGCTGCGCGAAGACGCCAAATGGTCCAACGGCAAGGCCGTGACCGCCGGCGACTTTGAGCGCTCCTGGCGTCGGGTGCTTACCCCCGACTTCCCCAGTGACTACCAGAGCTTTATGTGGGTGATTCAGAACGCCGAGGCCTTCTCCAAGGGTGAAATCACCGAATGGAGCGAGGTCGGCGTCAAGGTGATTGACGACCGCACCCTGGAGGTGACGCTGACTCAGCCCACCCCCTATTTCCCGGAGCTCGTGGCCTTCTACACCTTCTTCCCGGTCCCCATGGATCTCGTCGACGAGAAGGGCAACGACTGGACGCGTCCCGAGAACATCATCACCAACGGTCCCTACGAGCTGGAGAGCTACCGCGAGCAGCAGGATCTCTTGCTCAAGAAGAGCGAGAACTACTGGGATAAGGCCAACGTGGCGCTCGACCAGGCGCGCATTCGCATCATCCAGGACACCAACGCCGCGGTGAACGCCTACCGCACCGGCGAGTTGCACTGGAGCGGGACGAGCCTGCCTGTGGCGCAGATCACGGGGCTTCTGACCCACCCGGACTACCTGCAAGAGCCGATGCTGGGCACCTACTACTACCGCATCAACGTCACCGACGAGGAGAGCCCGCTGACCGACAACCGCGTGCGCCAGGCGCTGGCGATGTCGGTGGATAGTCGCTCGCTTGTCGAAGACACGATGAACAACCTCTTCACCGTGGCCAACCACTTCGTGCCGCAGGGGCTACCCGGCTATGAGGCTCCCGGCGAGGGCATCACCTATGATGTGGCCCGGGCCAAAGCGCTGCTGGCGGAGGCGGGTTACCCCGAGGGTGAAGGCTTCCCGCGCATTCAGCTCCTCTACAATGTCGACGAGAACCACAAGCTCATCGCCGAGGCGGTGCAGTCGATGTGGAAGCGCAACCTTGGCATCGACATTCAGCTCGTGAACAAGGAGTGGCGCACCTACCTGCAGGACGTCTCCTCGATGAACTACGAGATCGCCCGGGCCGGCTGGATCGGCGACTACAACGACCCGATGACCTTTCTGGACATGTGGGAGACGGGCAACGGCAACAACAACACCGGCTGGAGCGATGAGGAGTATGATGCGCTGCTGAACCAGGCTCGCGCCGAGCGCGACCCGGCCCAGCGTTTGAAACTTCTGGCACGGGCCGAGGCGATTGTGCTGGAGCGTGGCCCGGTGATTCCGGTCTACTACTACACGAACAACGTGCTGGTTTCGCGCTTCCTGGAAGGCTTCGAGCCCCATAACCGCGACATTCACCTCCTGAAGTATATGAGTCTGCCGGAGGCCCCGGCGGCTGAAGCCACCGAGTAA
- a CDS encoding M16 family metallopeptidase, protein MTSYSMASAPWRAALVAAGALALSVLPPVASPALAQDASNPGAQGTVEAGDLMERRTLENGLDVIVIPDPTLPIITIELTVKNGAYTETDELNGLSHLYEHMFFKGNAVIPNQEAYLERMRELGIVFNGTTSSERVNYFFTLPAANLTPGLQFMYDATTSPNFDEAEFEREKQVVLGEADRAESSPYYWLNRGVEQLLWHAYPARKDPLGSREAIVNATVAQMRRMKELYYVPNNSVVMVAGDVQPEAAFEAVEAVFGQWERAEDPFTIEPVPPHPPLEGDGYVVVEREVQMPVFQFNWHGPSVGEDPVGTHAADVLSYILSQPTSRFYKALVDSQLTLGASKSYYTQAFTGPISLTAQALPENFYAAMEAALIEVSRFADPDYFTDEQLEAAKTILAVQEIYGREQTSSFAHTVTFWWAVAGLDYYRSYIRDLEAVTRDDIADYVRTYILDQPMVVGALASPAQVESLGLSEERLQEVVESARARLENQTSDAGDAAKSEGGQ, encoded by the coding sequence ATGACCTCGTACTCGATGGCCTCTGCCCCCTGGCGCGCCGCGCTCGTTGCGGCCGGCGCGCTGGCGCTGAGCGTGCTTCCGCCGGTGGCTTCCCCTGCCCTGGCGCAGGACGCATCCAACCCCGGAGCCCAGGGCACGGTTGAGGCCGGCGACCTGATGGAGCGTCGCACTCTGGAGAACGGTCTGGATGTGATCGTGATCCCCGACCCCACCCTGCCGATCATTACGATTGAGCTGACGGTAAAGAACGGCGCGTACACCGAGACCGATGAGCTCAACGGTTTGAGCCACCTCTACGAGCATATGTTCTTTAAGGGCAATGCGGTCATTCCCAACCAGGAGGCGTATCTGGAGCGGATGCGCGAGCTGGGGATCGTGTTCAACGGCACGACCAGCAGCGAGCGGGTCAACTACTTCTTTACGCTGCCGGCGGCCAACCTCACCCCCGGTCTGCAGTTTATGTACGACGCCACCACCTCCCCGAACTTTGATGAGGCGGAGTTTGAGCGGGAGAAGCAGGTCGTGCTTGGTGAGGCCGATCGGGCCGAGTCGAGCCCCTACTACTGGCTCAACCGCGGGGTGGAGCAGCTCCTGTGGCACGCCTACCCGGCGCGCAAAGACCCGCTGGGCTCGCGTGAGGCGATCGTCAACGCCACCGTCGCGCAGATGCGACGCATGAAGGAGCTCTACTATGTGCCCAACAACTCGGTGGTGATGGTCGCCGGCGATGTGCAGCCCGAAGCGGCGTTTGAGGCGGTTGAGGCCGTGTTCGGCCAGTGGGAGCGCGCCGAAGATCCCTTCACGATTGAGCCCGTCCCGCCCCACCCTCCTCTTGAGGGCGATGGCTACGTGGTGGTGGAGCGCGAGGTGCAGATGCCGGTCTTCCAGTTCAACTGGCATGGCCCCTCGGTGGGCGAGGACCCGGTGGGCACACACGCCGCCGACGTGCTCAGCTATATCCTGAGCCAGCCCACCAGCCGCTTTTATAAAGCGCTGGTCGACAGCCAGCTCACCCTGGGAGCCTCAAAGAGCTATTACACCCAGGCCTTTACCGGTCCGATCAGCCTGACGGCGCAGGCTCTTCCCGAGAACTTCTACGCGGCGATGGAGGCGGCGCTTATCGAGGTGTCGCGCTTTGCCGACCCGGATTATTTCACCGATGAGCAGCTGGAGGCGGCCAAGACCATTCTGGCCGTTCAGGAGATCTACGGTCGCGAGCAGACCAGCTCCTTTGCCCACACCGTGACCTTCTGGTGGGCGGTGGCCGGGCTGGACTATTACCGCAGCTACATCAGGGACCTGGAGGCGGTGACCCGCGATGATATTGCCGACTACGTACGAACCTACATCCTGGATCAACCCATGGTCGTCGGCGCGCTGGCAAGCCCGGCACAGGTCGAGAGCCTGGGGCTGAGCGAGGAGCGCCTCCAGGAGGTCGTCGAGAGCGCACGCGCTCGGCTGGAAAACCAAACGAGCGACGCCGGCGATGCTGCCAAGAGCGAAGGAGGTCAGTGA
- a CDS encoding M16 family metallopeptidase: MLNTSNLWMRSCLALGAATVFAACSGGASTPDKAPSEMARSIADADRPIPALRELRFIEGTPEITELESSETVRVTQIGALKVIHRITPANQVVVARLITEGGQASLTEGIAGIERLSLGVAAGGGTMSTPKDAFNARLDSVGASVGSFAGADYSGMSMRSVVEHFDTTWELFTQAVLEPAFPEEEVELQRTRQIASIESIKDDPDALVGEAVSDLYFRNHAYENRQIGTVDSVSALTAEELKAWQRGLLEPERMLLVVVGNIDHDHLVERVAESFGRLAPAGSEAPGVAEIEHTEPALEVIEQELPTNYIMGYFEAPALSEADYPAMLLATRYLRDRLFEEVRTRRNLTYAVSAGMASRKENFGYLYVTATDPATTLPVMFTEVERLQNEPVSDEALEKIRNVFLTSHYMSLQTNASQAGMLADHELLGGGWQEADAFLDAINAVTPADIQRVARTYMADYQFAVVGNPEAVPGELFGVEKGAVEEGKTEEVVGEEAREASSPDTSEEETPAEARPQP; encoded by the coding sequence ATGTTGAATACTTCAAACCTTTGGATGCGCTCGTGTCTCGCGCTTGGCGCGGCGACCGTCTTTGCGGCCTGCTCCGGCGGCGCCTCCACCCCGGATAAGGCACCGAGCGAGATGGCACGTTCCATCGCCGACGCCGATCGCCCCATTCCCGCGCTGCGTGAGCTGCGCTTCATCGAAGGTACCCCCGAGATCACCGAGCTGGAGTCCAGCGAGACGGTGCGTGTGACGCAGATCGGCGCGCTCAAGGTGATCCACCGTATCACCCCGGCCAACCAGGTTGTGGTGGCTCGGCTGATCACCGAGGGGGGGCAGGCCAGCCTCACCGAGGGCATCGCCGGCATTGAGCGCCTCTCGCTGGGTGTGGCCGCCGGCGGCGGAACGATGTCGACGCCCAAAGACGCCTTCAACGCCCGACTCGATAGCGTGGGCGCCTCGGTGGGCTCCTTCGCCGGCGCGGACTACTCCGGGATGTCGATGCGCTCGGTGGTCGAACATTTTGACACGACCTGGGAGCTCTTCACCCAGGCGGTGCTCGAGCCGGCCTTCCCCGAGGAGGAGGTCGAGCTGCAGCGCACCCGTCAGATCGCGTCGATTGAGAGCATCAAAGACGATCCGGATGCGCTGGTCGGCGAGGCGGTGAGCGACCTGTATTTCCGCAACCATGCGTATGAAAATCGCCAGATCGGTACGGTGGACTCGGTCAGCGCGCTGACCGCCGAAGAGCTCAAGGCCTGGCAGCGCGGCCTGCTTGAGCCGGAGCGCATGCTGCTGGTGGTGGTGGGCAACATCGACCACGATCACCTGGTCGAGCGCGTCGCTGAAAGCTTTGGGCGCCTGGCACCCGCGGGCAGCGAAGCGCCGGGGGTGGCCGAGATCGAACACACCGAGCCCGCCCTGGAGGTGATCGAGCAGGAGCTTCCCACCAACTACATCATGGGCTACTTCGAGGCACCGGCGCTCAGCGAGGCGGACTACCCGGCGATGCTCCTGGCCACCCGCTACCTTCGAGATCGCCTCTTTGAGGAGGTCCGCACCCGTCGCAACCTCACCTACGCGGTGTCGGCCGGGATGGCCTCACGCAAAGAGAATTTTGGTTACCTCTACGTGACGGCCACCGACCCTGCGACCACCCTGCCGGTGATGTTTACGGAGGTGGAGCGTCTGCAAAACGAGCCGGTCAGCGATGAGGCACTTGAGAAGATCCGCAACGTCTTTCTGACCAGCCACTACATGAGCCTGCAGACCAACGCGAGCCAGGCCGGCATGCTGGCCGACCATGAACTCCTCGGTGGGGGTTGGCAGGAAGCCGACGCCTTCCTTGATGCCATCAACGCGGTAACCCCGGCCGATATCCAGCGTGTGGCCCGGACCTACATGGCCGACTACCAGTTTGCTGTGGTTGGCAATCCCGAGGCGGTCCCCGGTGAGCTCTTTGGCGTGGAGAAAGGCGCCGTGGAAGAGGGTAAGACGGAGGAGGTGGTGGGCGAAGAAGCCCGAGAGGCTTCCTCGCCAGATACGTCGGAGGAAGAGACTCCGGCCGAGGCCCGTCCCCAACCCTGA
- a CDS encoding glycosyltransferase family 4 protein, with protein sequence MPLSSPASLALELRRRMPLGLDAPTSAEVLIDATALDTGHRDRGIGRYVHGLIQAMGALERSPEAALLRLHPDASPLPRKVDVKAQGPSDAAIDSPFPTWTLRRPRTTHLGRFLLNELRLARELRRCGAKLYHATEPWSAPVGPGFKTVITCHDLIPLQFPEHYMGKGHRYWQVYHHYMGLRDRWRALDHIIAISEATATELKQRFNVPDERITVVPNGIDHGHFKPASPVAIDELKQRFNLKSPFALYLGGYDFRKNTELLIRALAQLSSSTELTLVLAGGVDAQMRAAHDALAKKLGQAHRLRWLGFVDDRDLPALYGAADFFVYPSLAEGFGLQALEAMACGCPVIASDRSSLPEVVGDAALLANPGSAYGWGESMSALLKDTPLRERLREAGLKRAQDFSWERCARETAAVYERLLASTF encoded by the coding sequence ATGCCCCTCTCTTCTCCTGCTTCTCTTGCCCTGGAACTGCGCCGACGCATGCCTCTGGGCCTTGATGCGCCGACCTCCGCCGAGGTGCTTATCGACGCCACCGCGCTGGATACCGGCCATCGTGACCGCGGCATTGGCCGCTACGTTCACGGCCTGATTCAGGCCATGGGAGCGTTGGAGCGCTCGCCAGAGGCCGCCCTTCTGAGGCTGCATCCCGACGCCTCTCCCCTGCCCCGGAAGGTCGACGTTAAGGCCCAGGGGCCCTCCGACGCGGCCATCGACTCCCCCTTTCCGACCTGGACGCTGCGCCGCCCCCGCACCACCCACCTCGGGCGCTTTTTGCTCAACGAGCTCCGACTGGCCCGGGAGCTTCGTCGCTGTGGCGCGAAGCTCTACCACGCCACCGAGCCGTGGTCGGCACCGGTGGGCCCGGGCTTTAAGACGGTGATCACCTGTCACGATCTGATTCCGCTGCAGTTCCCCGAACATTATATGGGCAAGGGCCATCGCTACTGGCAGGTGTATCACCACTACATGGGGCTGCGAGATCGCTGGCGAGCACTCGACCACATCATCGCCATCAGCGAGGCCACGGCTACTGAGCTCAAGCAACGCTTTAACGTACCTGACGAGCGTATCACGGTGGTGCCCAATGGCATCGATCACGGCCATTTCAAGCCAGCTTCGCCAGTCGCCATCGATGAGCTCAAGCAACGCTTTAACTTAAAAAGCCCCTTTGCGCTCTACCTCGGCGGCTACGATTTTCGAAAAAACACTGAGCTTTTGATTCGTGCGCTGGCGCAGCTTTCCTCCTCCACCGAGCTCACGCTGGTGTTGGCGGGCGGGGTCGACGCACAGATGCGGGCGGCGCACGACGCGCTGGCGAAAAAACTGGGTCAGGCGCACCGGCTGCGCTGGCTCGGCTTTGTCGACGATCGCGATCTCCCGGCGCTCTACGGCGCGGCGGACTTTTTTGTGTACCCCTCCCTGGCCGAAGGGTTCGGGTTGCAGGCGCTGGAGGCGATGGCGTGTGGCTGTCCGGTGATCGCCAGCGACCGCTCCAGCCTGCCGGAGGTGGTGGGCGATGCGGCGCTGCTGGCCAACCCGGGCTCGGCCTACGGGTGGGGCGAGTCGATGAGCGCGCTCTTGAAAGACACGCCACTTCGCGAGAGGCTGCGCGAGGCCGGGCTAAAGCGCGCGCAGGATTTCTCCTGGGAGCGCTGCGCCCGAGAGACCGCCGCGGTCTATGAGCGCCTGCTGGCCTCCACCTTCTGA
- the galE gene encoding UDP-glucose 4-epimerase GalE — translation MTMLVTGGAGYIGSHVAWALIDAGHQVIILDNLSTGVRENIPPSARLIEGDVGDAALLKRLFSEHAIEAVLHFAGSIVVPESVENPLKYYDNNTARTRTLIEEAVLARVPRFIFSSTAAVYGSPDELPVTESSPAQPINPYGRSKLMTEWMLKDVSEAHPLNFVALRYFNVAGADPAGRTGQSTPQATHLIKVTCQLASGQRDAMAIFGTDYPTADGTCVRDYIHVSDLADAHLRALDYLAEGHPSAIFNCGYGHGYSVREVIGAVEKVAGTSLNVREEARRAGDPAELISDPTRLREATGWTPRYDDLELIVKSALDWEAKTSP, via the coding sequence ATGACCATGCTCGTCACCGGCGGCGCCGGCTATATCGGAAGTCACGTGGCCTGGGCGCTTATCGACGCTGGCCATCAGGTCATCATCCTCGACAACCTCTCCACCGGTGTGCGCGAGAACATTCCGCCCTCGGCCAGGCTCATCGAGGGCGATGTGGGCGACGCGGCGCTGCTGAAGCGGCTCTTTTCGGAACACGCCATCGAGGCTGTTCTGCATTTTGCCGGAAGCATCGTGGTGCCCGAGTCGGTCGAAAACCCGCTCAAATATTATGACAACAACACCGCCCGCACTCGCACTCTGATCGAAGAGGCGGTGCTCGCCAGGGTACCCCGCTTTATTTTCTCATCGACCGCCGCGGTCTACGGATCCCCTGACGAACTCCCGGTCACCGAGAGCTCGCCGGCGCAGCCCATCAACCCCTACGGGCGCTCCAAGCTGATGACGGAGTGGATGCTCAAAGACGTCAGCGAAGCCCACCCCTTGAACTTCGTGGCGCTGCGCTATTTCAATGTGGCCGGGGCCGATCCGGCCGGGCGCACCGGACAGTCCACCCCCCAGGCCACGCATCTGATCAAGGTGACCTGCCAGCTGGCCAGCGGCCAGCGTGACGCGATGGCCATCTTTGGCACCGACTACCCCACTGCCGACGGCACCTGCGTCCGCGATTACATCCACGTCAGCGATCTGGCCGATGCCCATCTGCGCGCGCTTGACTACCTGGCTGAAGGACACCCCAGCGCGATCTTCAACTGCGGTTATGGCCACGGCTACTCGGTTCGCGAGGTGATCGGGGCGGTGGAGAAGGTCGCCGGCACCTCGCTCAACGTGCGTGAAGAAGCTCGGCGCGCCGGAGACCCCGCCGAGCTCATCTCCGACCCCACCCGGCTTCGAGAGGCCACCGGCTGGACGCCCCGCTACGACGACCTGGAGCTGATCGTCAAAAGTGCCCTGGACTGGGAAGCCAAAACCTCCCCCTGA